TTCTACGACTCCTCCGGGGGCGCACCATTATCCTCGATGAAATCCACCGTCTGCAAAATCCATCCGAGCTTCTGAAGATCGCTGCGGATCACTATCCTGAAGTGCGGATTCTTGCCACCGGCTCTTCCACCCTGGGCGCATCCGCCAAATTTAAGGATACGCTGACGGGTCGTAAGGAGTCCCTCTGGCTCACTCCC
This region of Pseudomonadota bacterium genomic DNA includes:
- a CDS encoding AAA family ATPase, which encodes MKKRSFWVEQIGKAWESRSVIWLSGVRRAGKTFLSQSLADAEYFDCELPRVRVMLEDAEGFLRLLRGRTIILDEIHRLQNPSELLKIAADHYPEVRILATGSSTLGASAKFKDTLTGRKESLWLTP